ATCTTTAAACTTGTTTGGTTTTAAGATACCATCATATTAGGCACCAAATTAAgagaattatttcaattcataGATTTATTCAAAACCTTTATAAGAATTTCAATCCTTTACCCCAATATACTGTAAAATACCTTCTAGGATAATTTTTTTGTTAGTTTAAAACTATCACTAACTTccttttcattcaaattttgttCTAGATTCCAAGTTTACtcaattctttatttttctgtaTTTATTCAGGTGAGATGGTCTAGTTCAAACATTTTTAGTACACAAGATCATGCGGCAGCAGCCTTAGTTAAAAGAGGGTTGGCGATTTTCGCCTGGAAAGGAGAAACAGAAGAGGAATACAAATGGTGTCTCGAACAGACCATCAAATTTCCTGGTGGAAAAAGCTTCAATATGATCCTGGATGATGGAGGCGACCTCACTTCCTTAATTCACGATAAATATCCTGAATTATTGGCAGATTGTAGGGGAGTAACTGAAGAAACCACCACTGGAGTCCATAATCTGTATCAAATGTTAAAACAGAATAGACTGAAAATTCCAGCCTTCAATGTCAACGACTCTGTTACAAAGGTGAATGAttcttatatttcatttcttgAATCTTGGGGTGTAAAATCCTTCTAATCTCCTTTTTGACGaactatttttgaaaaaaatttcgaaaatgagCAATAAAATAATTGGAATGTCAACAGAAGAAGCCATAGAATTTACAGGGTTCAGCTAACTTCGCGACTAACGTCTATGACAAATGacaaccttagaacatagatctATCTATGTACCAAGATGCGTGAAGTTAGCTGTAGACATGAGCGTAACATTGGGCTGGGCATTCACGATTGAAAACGACCAATGTCGTCGTTTTCACATCTTTCAAGGGTTTTTTCGATTCCAACGTATTTTATCGCATTTTTTCGAGGGAACGAACGAAATATAAAGATGGTATCTTTTTCAGAGTAAGTTTGACAATCTTTATGGTTGTCGCGAATCTCTCATAGATGGTATTAAGAGAGCCACAGACGTCATGGTTGCCGGAAAAGTGGCCGTAGTCGCAGGTTATGGCGATGTTGGTAAAGGTTGCGCTCAGTCCCTTAGAGCCTTGGGCGCTAGAGTTATAGTGACTGAAATCGACCCTATATGTGCTTTGCAAGCCGCCATGGAGGGTTACGAAGTCACCACAATGGACGAAGCTAGCAAAGAGGGGCAGGTAAATATTGAGCCTTTTTGTAAAATTCGATCAAAAATTATGAAAGCGCATTATGTGAAATTTTGTCTACCTTCACTCCAGATATTCGTAACAACCACAGGAAACAAAGACATAATCACCGGTGAACACATGCTGAACATGAAAGAAGACAGCATAGTGTGCAACATAGGCCATTTCGATATCGAGGTAGACGTGAAATGGTTGGAAAAAAATGCCGTTTCCAAAGTCAACATCAAGCCTCAAGTAGACAGATACTTGTTGAAAAACGGAAAACACATAATTTCCCTATGCGAAGGTAGATTGGTCAATTTGGGATGCGCCACCGGCCACGCCTCCTTCGTCATGTCGAACTCTTTCACCAATCAGGTGTTGGCCCAAATCGAGTTGTGGACAAAGCCAGGAGAATACCCCGTTGGTGTTTACCGTCTACCCAAGAGATTAGACGAGGAGGTGGCAAGGCTGCATTTGGACCATCTGGGCGTTAAACTGACGAAACTCTCGCAGGAACAGGCTGATTACATGAGAGTCCCTGTCGAAGGACCATACAAACCCGACCATTACAGATACTGAATCTCTTATCAACCGTTTGTGTATGTTTTCAACGATAAttatgaagaataaaaaaattttgaagtaaAATATATTGTTGTTGAATGAAACCCTCGGAAACATTAAAAAACCTTTTAATATCACATATATACATTGGAACTACAAGAATCATTCAGTCCTTGTGCTCCTCCCAACAGTCTTTGGCATTTTCTTATTCGTAGAATCTTCAAGTTCCCTCGGTTTGTAGTAGTGGGGGGCTACTTCCAACAGCCATTTACTTTCAATTTCAATCACCTGCCTCACGAATTCTTTACTTGTGAAAACAAGCTCATGGTAAAGAAGCCATCGTGGTAGATCTTCAAACAGTGCGCTGTTCGGATGAATAGTGACAGTCTGAAAAGAAATTGACAGTGTTAATTTATAGAAGGGTAAATACAGGTGATAAAATACCTGATTGTGTTTAACAGTTTTATAATTTCCTCCTTTCGATAGACGAGCAATGTGGTAGAAATATCCAGCAGTTATTGCTTTCTTTATGTTATCTATTTCTGTTGGGTTAGAAACCATCTCAATTTCTACTCTTTGCATCAAACCGACCAACTGTTCTCTCACATCTCTAGCTCTCCTCAAAGATctacaaaaaaataatgaatgatGTAAGAACattattgaataataataaaccaTTTCATATTCTTTCAAACTTAAATTTGTACCTATGTTGTATAAAATTATCGTAACACCACTGAGTCGAGTAATCCGAATCACGCCACTGGTTATATACGTTTAGGAGGCTCAAATGATCTCCTCCGATGTGGTTGAAACTCTTTCTTGCCGTATCTGCATGTATACTCTTATCCTTGGGCCTATAGAACAACGCGCCGTTCACCGAAAGCATCGCTGCAATCGTTACAATTTCCTCCGAACATTTGTACCtggaaatgaattaaaatctatcTCGAAACACCAACAAATTAGGTCATATCAACATAACCTAACATAGACACTAACAAATGTCAAAATCGTTGGTTGCTATTGGTTACCGTAAGGCGTTTCTTAGCAACGGCACGCGTGACAGTTTGGCTGTCCTAGGGTAACCAATGGCAACAAACATAACCTAGACGTAACAGTTACCTAGTAACCTAGATACTGTTGGTTGCCATTGGTTACTGTAGGGCAAATAGCGTTTTTTAGCAACGGTACGATTTTGACAATTCTTACTTCTCGGAAGCCAATAACATTTTGGCCATCATGGGGTCGACCGGGAACTCTGCCATCCTCCTGCCCAGCTTGGTCAGTTCGCCGTGATGATTCAAGGCCCCCAGAGCGTACAGTTGCTCCAGGGCCAAGACCAGGGTCTCGTGAGGGGGAGGATCCAGAAAGTCGAAATGCACCAGATCGTTGATCCCGAGAGCTTTCAGCATCAGCACCGCGTTGCCCAAATTGATCCTCTGGATCTCCGGTATGGTGTTGTCCTCCATCTCGTGCTTGTACGACCAGGCCGTGTACAACCTGAAACATTTGCCGGCGGCCACCCTCCCGGCTCTGCCCGCTCTCTGATTCGCGGACGCCTTGGAGATCGGAACCACCATCAAGCTCTCCATTCCCGTCCTGGAGTTGAAATGGTTCTGTTTCGCGAATCCGGGATCGATCACGTAAATTATGTTGTCTATCGTTACGGACGTTTCTGCTATGTTCGTGGCCAGGATGACCTTCCTAGCTCCCGGAGGCGTCGGTTCGAATATCTTCGCCTGCATATCGCTCGGTAGATTGGCGTATACCGGCAGCACTATCAACTCCTTCACTTTAGATCCCAACCGTCTCGTCCTATCTGTCAGTAACTCCTGACAACTTTCAATTTCCTCCTGACCCGTTAAGAACACCAAGATGTCCCCTAAAGGTTGCGTTGCGTGTATCTGTAAAACTGATATCACGCAAGCGTCTACATAATCAGCCTCCGGGGCTTTCGTGTAGTAAATATCGACGGGAAATCTACGTCCAGGTATCCTGAATATAGGAGCGTCATCGAAAAACTCTGAAAATTTCTGAGCGTCTAGTGTTGCACTCGAAATGAGGAGTTTCAAGTCCGGACGAAATCTGGCTATGTCTTTCACCAAACCGAACAAGATATCTGTGTGGAGGGTCCTTTCGTGAGCTTCATCGATTATCATCACACTGTAGGACTGTAGATCGGGTTCTGACAGAAATTCACGATGTAATGTACCATCTGTCATGTATTTTATAATTGTTCTTTCAGATGTGCAATCTTCGAAACGAATGGAATAACCCACTTCATTGCCTAACTTTACGTTCATTTCTTGGGCTACTCTGGCAGCTACAGACATCGCTGCTACCCTTCTCGGTTGAGTACATCCAATCTTTTTACCATCGTTTGTGAAGCCTGCTTCATGAAGATATTGGGGAATTTGAGTAGTTTTACCGGATCCTGTCTCCCCCTCTATAATGAGAACTTGATGATCCCTTACAGCTTGAATTAAATCATCCCTGAATGGATAAACTGGTAAACTTATCTTAGTTTGTTCGATATCTAATCTTTTCTTCTGATATTCTGTCTGCTCTGGTTCCTTTTTTTCCTGTTTTGTCCCTGTGGAATTCAAATAAATCATGCTTTAAGATTAAGGATACTGATGAAACAAAAGTGCAAAAAACTAACCAGGTAATTGCAGAGCTTGTATGAATTCAATTTGGTCCTCTAGAAGAAGTTCATATTCGTCCTTCTTCACAGCATCCCTTGCTCCAAATCTGAACACTGCTGAAGACATTTGAtctttttcccattttttctGTTCAGACAGGGGCATTTTTTCAAGTTCATCCACTTCCACATAGTCTGAAACGCCCATATCCTTGGGCATGTGATATCTTTGTATCCTTTCCAATTCTCTTGCCTTTTCATGTTCTTGCGCCAACTTCAACAGTTCCTTTTTATGCTGCCTTTCTTTTCGTTCTCTTTCAGTCAAGCTAAAAGTATCACAAATAATTAACAAGTGATTCAAAATATTCGAGTGAATATTATGAAATagtagaaaaaaatgtttaatacCAAAAATTGAGTAGACAAAAATATCTTACATTTCTTCTTCAAACAAATACTCATCGTCTGCAATATCTGCCTCCAGTTCCATAATTTTGTCTTCTTTTCTTTTCTCCAGATACTTTCTTCTGGATTTAATTCGAAGGGATGGTATAATCTTTTCTCGATCTTCATTTTCCAACTTAAGACGTTTAGCAGCTTCCTCATATGCGCGTCTCTCAGAGGCCTGTACAATATTTCTTGTTTTATGTTCATCCCGTTTCTTTAAACGATCAGCAAATTCATCCCTTTCCTTCAAATCTTTACGACGCGCTTCTTCTGCACTATCTATATCTTCAGATTCTGAGCTGGTCTCATAGCGCTTTTTCTTACGTTTTCCTTCACTACTCATAATTAACAAGGTTTATTTCCTCCTTGCAGAAATATAATTGAGAATCTAGTTATCTTTAGAACTACAaagagatgaaaaataatatttcctcttctaaaatttcaaatttttgtaactttTTTGACAAGATTAGGTTAGGTCAGAAAACAGAAAACAAAACAGTGACGGAGCGTTTGAACTATTCAAGTAAACTTTACAAGTTACTTCAATGAGAGAGTGAAATGAaagtaatttatttttttaacaacACATTACAAAGAAAACACAACTCCACTAaaataaaaatcccttttttaaGAATTTGAATTGGATTTATTACTGACATGACATCTCGAAATGTCAATACAAAAAAGTAAACGTCAAAGCATTTTCAAGTGATTTGCAATTTCTTGCAGTGAAAGAATTAATAAATAAACCGTATTGGAAAGAATACTTATCCTTTAAAAAATGGTGTTAGAAAGTACAGTTATTTGTGTAGATAACAGTGATTATATGAGAAATGGTGACTATTTGCCAACTCGTCTTCAAGCCCAACAAGATGCTGTAAACCTAGTATGCCATTCTAAAACTAGATCTAATCCTGAAAATAATGTTGCTTTATTAACCCTCGCCAAAGTAGAAGTACTGGTTACTCTTACTAGCGATGTGGGACGAATTTTATCGAAACTCCATCAAGTCCAACCTGATGGTGACATCAACTTGCATACAGGTATCAGAATTGCTCATTTAGCACTGAAACATCGACAAGGCAAAAATCACAAAATGAGAATAGTTGCCTTTGTTGGAAGCCCAATTGCTACCGAAGAAAAGGAATTTGTTAAGTTAGCAAAGAAATTGAAGAAAGAAAAGGTAAATGTTGACATAGTGAACTTCGGAGAGGAAGCAACTAATACAGAAATCTTGTCAACCTTTATCaatacattaaatggaagagATGGTAGCGGAAGTCACCTAGTAACAATCCCTCCAGGTCCTCATTTATCCGACGCTCTTATCTCCTCTCCAATTATACAAGGGGAAGATGGAACTGGTGGAGCAGGCCTTGGAACTTCTGGTTTTGAATTTGGTGTTGATCCTAATGAAGACCCAGAGTTAGCATTAGCTCTCAGGGTTTCTATGGAAGAACAAAGGCAAAGGTAGTgtatttcaaacattttcacTAGTGAAGAATTGAAGTATTGAGTATTTTCTTATTATAGACAAGAAGAGGAAGCTAGAAAAGCCAGAGAGGCTTCTTCTTCAGACTCTGAAGCTAAGGTTCCAGAGATCAAAGAAGAAAACAGTGATGAAGCCATGTTGGAACGAGCTCTAGCAATGTCTATGGAACAAAGTGAACCAGAACCTAAAGTACCATCAGCTGTAGATTTTGCCAACATGACTGAAGATGAACAGATTGCTTTCGCTATGCAAATGTCAATGCAGGATACCCAAGAATCATCAACTTCAGCTGTAAAGAAGGAGGAACCCATGGAAGTGGAGACAGACGATGATTACTCTGAAGTTATGAACGATCCTGCATTCTTACAGAGTGTTTTAGAGAATTTACCTGGTGTAGATCCCCAATCCGAAGCAGTTCGTCAAGCGGTCGGCAATTTGAAGGATAATAAGAAAAAGGATGAGAAAGATGACAAATCCAAgaagtaattttttatttttattcaacatattatAATTTAGCTTGCTTCAAGAAGTTATGTGGAGTTTCATATAAATAAAACAAGAAATTTGATATTTCCAATTATTTATTTGGACTGATGTTCAATCTGGGTGaataattctaaaaaatattatttctatCTAAtttcggtgaatatattctaaAATAAGTTACTTCATCGATAATATATATTATGTACTGAATCATTATGAATGAATTGattaataataaataagccTAAGTATTAAATTTTGCGGATAATTAATACTAAGAATAATAGATATTCAGCAATCTGAAGAATTGAAATCACCCCCCAGAGACTTCTTTGCACCCCTAGATAACCTATCTAACTCAGCAGCGGCGTCAGAGCGCATGGCTGCTTTATCAGGTAGGGATTCTGAACCTGATTTCGAACTAGAGCCAGGAGTGCTACTCTTCTTGTTCAACAGGGAATTGAAGAAGTTAGCTAGCACCCCTTCGCCTCCAGGTGAACTAACAACCTTGGAACCATCAAGCTGAAAAGAAATAAATATCAACTCCCCCAAAAATGGTATTGTTCTAGTTTCACACTGAATCTTGAACAAATTCGATTTTATCATCCCAAAAAAATTCCCCAAGGTAGTTCAGAAACGCTGGCCAatactaaaaaaaaatctaacaGTGGAGACATATTTTTTTAAACTATATTTGTGCCTTTTAATGCCAAATTCAAGTGATATAGAAAATTCATgttgttttcaaatttttttgacaTTTGGGAGTTTCAACCATAGAGAAAGGTCTCTGGTTTCTTCCATAGATGGTTTCGTCATAGAGGAGCTACAAATAACTATTACAAAATTAGACTTCACATAGAGCTGAATTAAAGCACAGAAACCCATAGTGGTTGAGAATGTTCTGTGAGGAAACCATAAATGTGAGAACAGAACATAGTAAATGATAGAAGTAAGAAAAACACCAGGAAAAACTCCCAAATAATGTCGAAACATTCAATATAAATCttctatcacttggatttgataGTAAACACCACTCCAGAGATTGTTAAATGATTGAGGCAACTGAAAGGcatatatataatgaaaaaaaaaatgttccaatGAGTTTTTTGAACAAGTATTTCTGAACTTATCCATTGATCTCCaaatttgatttcaaaatttctttgGTCAGTGCATAGACTTAAGAGTAATAGGTCTGAAGCGATCATAGCTATAAAAATGAAGTACCTTTTTATTAAGGATACATGAAAATACAGAAGCTGTTGCGACATACATCCAGCAACAATATGGAGACAAATTTTCAGAGTAACACACAACCTTACCCATGCATTTAATCACTTAGCTTCAGCCACAGAAACAACAGGTAAAATTTCGGAAAAAATAACTTTACCTTTCTAGGTGGCAATATACTGGGACCAGATCTTACCGTTCCTTTCACCAATGGGGAAGACCTTATGGAGTCTGACGTCCTTCCTGAGGGAGGTCCTCCACCTGCCAGTAAAATTTGTTGCATTCTGACCAAAAACGCTTGTTCATCTTCGGCTAAAAGTTCAGTTTCTCTGCTAATGGTCTGAAAATTACGAAAGTTTCATTGCAATGAAGTTGAAACTGCCCTATGACCTACCTTTCTAGCGATAGGCTGGACAATTATGTCCCTATAATAATCTTCAGGTTTACAGCTGTGCATGTTCTCATACAAAATACTTATTTTCTTCATGTTATCCCAACCTGCCGGACTgcaaaaaataataagaaaacaattcaatcattataatgaaaacaatttcaGAGATTTCTTACATAAAAACAGCATCTTTCTCCACCACCAGTGCTGGCGTCCTGAATGGAAATCCATAAATACGATGTGTGAGATACTTGTACAGCAGATCGCAGTTCTTATCTTCTTTGGCGCTGGTGTAAAACAGTGCTGCACCATACTGAAGACAGAACCGTCGAACCCAAGATTGCATAAAATCTAAATGTTCATCCCTATAGTCATGCTCCTTCTCTAGAGTTTGCATGTAATCtgtctataaaaaaatattcttacAAAAATGAGTGGGGCTATAATGTGATGATAAAACAACAAAAGTCCAAAAGTCACCTTTGTTACTACAACAACGATATCCAAGCCCAAATTATTGGTCAAAGTAGCCTCAGGGAGTTGACCATCCTCATTATCACCATCTTCATCTCCAAAATTTCTGGAACTTCTCTTCATTGGGGAGGTAGGATCAAGTTCATCCCCTGGTTCAATGTAATCTTTCCATAATTTCACAAGTTGCTGTCTGAAATTTAGGGTTATATAATGTCAACCCATTTTCACCTTTGAATCTATACCTTTTGCTTTGTCTCAAATCTACATCAAGTTCTAATTTATCCAAATGATCAGCTAATACAGATGCCCAATGTCTTAGCTGCTCTAAAATTCCCCATGGAGCTGTCATTGTTACTGTTAAGATAACCAATGTATCAGCGAAAGTATCTTTGTTTAGAGCAAATTTCAATAGATTGGAATGTCCCGGATCGCCGTCTAAGACCCAAACGCTCAGCCGTGTATGATCTTAAACACAATTGTTACAGATAATGAGGAAATTTTTGATGATACTTCATAACAATACCATCTCTATATTCATCGCGAACATCTATGTAAGCATATTCAAGACCAGACCCTTTTTTGGGATCCTCCACTCCTTGAAGCTTTGCTACCATTGTAGTTTTTCCTGATTCATTGTCACCCAAGACCAGAATCTGCTTGAAAGATGGcaatttttggtttccatgattcTGAACATCGCTCAAAATTTGAGACCTGAAAAAGACATGCATTCAGTGGATCTTCACACGAAATACTGTCAGAATTTCTATAgtaacaaaataattttttattgtgaTAGGGAGGATTGTGAATTAGAAATTCAGGGAATTTTCAAGTCACTAGTGAAAACAAGGTTTataccaaatatttttttttggtgtttcaaCCGATTTCAAATGTTCTTTAGTATCTTCAAAGGGTGGCATGGTCAACGGACTGATGTTAGAAGGGAAATCAATCAattattttgtataaatattCTACAACTCCAAAAAACTCAGTTCACATATTTTTCATACGGATGAATTTGATTGACAATTACTGATGGTTTTGAACTACTGTTCGGAACAACCAAAGAGGAAAAAAGTtaatctttggaacaactaaaCAAACATAAACTAAAACTAGTGTGTATGTGTTATAAGCATATGTAACTACATAACACTATACTAGTGAAATCAAAGCAAATATTCGCTTGCTCGTTGATTGTATATGGATAGTGTAAATATTCTTTAGTAATCGCTATATTATAATTAGGTCGTAGTTTACAAAGTTCCTCATTGTAGTTTATGTGGTGGTAGATCTAACTTCTCGTatgacaaaatatttcacaacaaACTGCTGTCAAAATGTCAAAGATCAGTTTGTGGTTAGAAATTGCAGAGGAAGGTTGCGGTTGCACAGTTCAAGGATACCGTTTGTGAATTCGTGTGATCCTGTTGAAACTTGTTGGAgattaggaattgatatcatttgGGGGAATTACAACGAAACGTTTATAAATCTATAATATCGATAAACTTCTAAATTCTATCAAGAAACAACTGTTTTAGTTTACaatctttctagaattttcttattgaaatttttaaaagtTAGTTAATACTTGATGGCTAAATCTGATATGACTAATTCAGAAGAAGATGGAAAAAATGTTGGTATGGAAACGGAATATAGTTGCGGATCCTCTAGAAATGAAGTCGAAAAAAAGACGAATGATTTATCTTCTGATAGTTCCAACGATTCCCTTTGTGTTGCCAACAAAACCCCGAAGATTTCTACTCATATAAGCATCTTTGTTGCCTCCTTAATCAAGAATTTAGTTGCAGCATCTGAGAATGACAGAGTTCAGGCGGAGTTAAAATATAAAGTCATTTGTGATAAGTTATATCAAatgaaattgattgacgaaAGTTATCAAATGAAAGAATTCGAGAGTATTTTGACACAATATCAGTACGGTTTATTCAATCTTTTTACATCTAAGGGAAGACCTTTACCTATGTATCCTGTGTGGCTTGATGAAAATCTTGCGACTTCTCATTATCATCGCCAGTTTGAAGAATTGGAGTTCATTGCTGGAGGTGGGTTTGGAAAGGTAGGTTTTTTCTTTCGAATAtgtacttattttttatgtattatCAAAACTCTGGACTCTAGTATCTTATTCATCTATcctcaattttatttcaggttTATAGGGTGAAACACAAATTGGATGGAACAGAATATGCAGTCAAGAAAATACCCATTCGTTCAGAAGGCTTAGAACATGTCAAAAATTACTTATCAGAAGTTAAAACTTTTGCCATGGTGAATCATCCAAATGTTGTTCAGTATAAAGCGGCTTGGCTTGATATGGGTGTGAGTCAAAATCCCAATATGCTTACAGAATATGATGATGAGGAAGATGAGGATGAATACATTTCTCCAGAAACCACCGAGCACAAGGGACATCACCTAAGTGAGGAATATCTATACAACAAAGAAATATCAAAATCCTTCTCTAATAAACCCGGTGAAGATACATCagattttgaaattgtttttgaacACAGCTTCAACAATATTGAATCCCGCTGTACTTCCTCCAatcattttgagaaaaaatcaaaaaggaCAAGACAGAGTAGTATTTCAGAGGGGGGCCACGCTTTGTGTCCTTTGGATCAGAGAGAAATCGATGAGATCAGGTCACAGCAAAAGAAACAGGAAAAATGGGCGACTTTATACATACAAATGGCTTTGTGCCAATTAACCTTGAAGCAATGGTTGTCACAGAGGAATAGTTCAGAAAAGAATATCGATTCGATGAAAGCCTTAGTGCCTGTGAAGATTGTTCAAGATTCAGTAGTGCGAGAAATTCTTAAACAATTATTGGAAGGTAGGTTGTCATTTCATTTCGAGGGTTATGTTTCAGGTTTCGATACACTTAAATTGATTTCATATCATTTTTTCAggtcttcaatatattcattcaAAGAGAATAGTTCATCATGATATCAAGCCAAGCAATATATTCCTACAGACGGATAATGGAAAGTTGCTGGTACAGTTGGGGGATTTTGGACTCGCATGTCCCTTACAGAGTGCTCGTCACAGCTTGGCATTTGGTACGAAATTATATGCCGCGCCCGAACAACTTGATGGGAAATGTAATCCAAAGGTAAGATAAATGTGATATTATAATTGATTTGGAAGGGAAATTGTTTATGGGttagaaccatagaaatatatCAATTAGGTCAGGGTCAGACAAATATTCTATGACATTTATTATCACAGAACTTCATTTGTCGTTTTtctacatagacatagagaattCATGATGACTAAAAAActaatttaaatatttttttttttcagagcgATATGTACTCTCTAGGAATTGTTCTTTTTGAACTTGTAGAAACTTTCACCACAGACATGGAACGGAATAAATGCATTGaagtattgaagaaaacagGGTATCTACCACCGCGCATAGAGATGCAACATCCGCAATTCGCCGAGATCATCACAAGTCTCGTAAAAAAATCGCCTCAAGAGCGACCTAGCGCTTATGAATTACTTAAAGAAATATCAGATAATTCAGCATCTGCCAACTTGGAATTACAGGAATTAAAGGACAAGTTAAAAGAAAAGGAGGAGGAAATACAAAGGTTGAAGGAGTTGTTAAAATTAGCTGGAGTAAATAGCAGTGGAAATTAGACATGAAGTTGATGTCTCAACCAATTGCGGTTGTCATAAATTGTGATAGCGTTGGAtcgatttttgtttgttttatgCTTGAAAACTGATTTGGGTTAGTGAAATCAAATTTTCTAACGCGGAAAAATTTGCCATGCTCACTTATTTATATCAATCAATATGTTAAATTATCTGTTATCGAATTGATGCTCATATTCGGGTTGATCATGAATTACACTTTGACACTTGAAATTGAACTAtaagatgaaaattcataaaataaatcatCGATAATCGTATCATTTATgtcgttgaaattttgttcaattttacatatctcttcgaaaaattacgttttgaaaaattttatggatGATGTTCTTGGTATTGTCTATGTGttttatcaatttcattatttttttaccACATCCGTCTCGAATTATTTGATTCCTGAATTTCTGTTTGCGGTACACATTATCCTTAATCTTGTCATTACATTCGGacctttttgaatttgtatgggTGGATGTGAGTACCGCAAATTGGAAATTGAGTAGCATTTTTTCCAATCAAGTCTTAGATTTTTTTTGACTTGAGCGAGATCGAGTtgtagttcaatagttcagtaTTATAATCATGTTCTTGTAATTTATGCGACTGAGTGATTTGTTAGGTTCCAAATGTTTTCATATGGAAACAAATCACATAAGATTTGTAAGTTGTTCCTTATCTTCtcaaatttttaatatttatttatagtGAAGTTTTTGCAGTTATGGTAATGGAATCAC
The nucleotide sequence above comes from Coccinella septempunctata chromosome 4, icCocSept1.1, whole genome shotgun sequence. Encoded proteins:
- the LOC123312122 gene encoding 26S proteasome non-ATPase regulatory subunit 4 codes for the protein MVLESTVICVDNSDYMRNGDYLPTRLQAQQDAVNLVCHSKTRSNPENNVALLTLAKVEVLVTLTSDVGRILSKLHQVQPDGDINLHTGIRIAHLALKHRQGKNHKMRIVAFVGSPIATEEKEFVKLAKKLKKEKVNVDIVNFGEEATNTEILSTFINTLNGRDGSGSHLVTIPPGPHLSDALISSPIIQGEDGTGGAGLGTSGFEFGVDPNEDPELALALRVSMEEQRQRQEEEARKAREASSSDSEAKVPEIKEENSDEAMLERALAMSMEQSEPEPKVPSAVDFANMTEDEQIAFAMQMSMQDTQESSTSAVKKEEPMEVETDDDYSEVMNDPAFLQSVLENLPGVDPQSEAVRQAVGNLKDNKKKDEKDDKSKK
- the LOC123312121 gene encoding adenosylhomocysteinase; the protein is MSQTDYKIADISLADWGRKDIILSENEMPGLIALRKQYGAAKPLTGARIAGSLHMTIQTAVLIETLVELGAEVRWSSSNIFSTQDHAAAALVKRGLAIFAWKGETEEEYKWCLEQTIKFPGGKSFNMILDDGGDLTSLIHDKYPELLADCRGVTEETTTGVHNLYQMLKQNRLKIPAFNVNDSVTKSKFDNLYGCRESLIDGIKRATDVMVAGKVAVVAGYGDVGKGCAQSLRALGARVIVTEIDPICALQAAMEGYEVTTMDEASKEGQIFVTTTGNKDIITGEHMLNMKEDSIVCNIGHFDIEVDVKWLEKNAVSKVNIKPQVDRYLLKNGKHIISLCEGRLVNLGCATGHASFVMSNSFTNQVLAQIELWTKPGEYPVGVYRLPKRLDEEVARLHLDHLGVKLTKLSQEQADYMRVPVEGPYKPDHYRY
- the LOC123312117 gene encoding pre-mRNA-splicing factor ATP-dependent RNA helicase DHX16: MSSEGKRKKKRYETSSESEDIDSAEEARRKDLKERDEFADRLKKRDEHKTRNIVQASERRAYEEAAKRLKLENEDREKIIPSLRIKSRRKYLEKRKEDKIMELEADIADDEYLFEEEILTERERKERQHKKELLKLAQEHEKARELERIQRYHMPKDMGVSDYVEVDELEKMPLSEQKKWEKDQMSSAVFRFGARDAVKKDEYELLLEDQIEFIQALQLPGTKQEKKEPEQTEYQKKRLDIEQTKISLPVYPFRDDLIQAVRDHQVLIIEGETGSGKTTQIPQYLHEAGFTNDGKKIGCTQPRRVAAMSVAARVAQEMNVKLGNEVGYSIRFEDCTSERTIIKYMTDGTLHREFLSEPDLQSYSVMIIDEAHERTLHTDILFGLVKDIARFRPDLKLLISSATLDAQKFSEFFDDAPIFRIPGRRFPVDIYYTKAPEADYVDACVISVLQIHATQPLGDILVFLTGQEEIESCQELLTDRTRRLGSKVKELIVLPVYANLPSDMQAKIFEPTPPGARKVILATNIAETSVTIDNIIYVIDPGFAKQNHFNSRTGMESLMVVPISKASANQRAGRAGRVAAGKCFRLYTAWSYKHEMEDNTIPEIQRINLGNAVLMLKALGINDLVHFDFLDPPPHETLVLALEQLYALGALNHHGELTKLGRRMAEFPVDPMMAKMLLASEKYKCSEEIVTIAAMLSVNGALFYRPKDKSIHADTARKSFNHIGGDHLSLLNVYNQWRDSDYSTQWCYDNFIQHRSLRRARDVREQLVGLMQRVEIEMVSNPTEIDNIKKAITAGYFYHIARLSKGGNYKTVKHNQTVTIHPNSALFEDLPRWLLYHELVFTSKEFVRQVIEIESKWLLEVAPHYYKPRELEDSTNKKMPKTVGRSTRTE